One Megalops cyprinoides isolate fMegCyp1 chromosome 17, fMegCyp1.pri, whole genome shotgun sequence DNA window includes the following coding sequences:
- the xkr5a gene encoding XK-related protein 5a, with amino-acid sequence MPSLGRRGCWTSWCQVILFGVSAIVILAERTALIYCFVYYLWFGHTLWAALTLGLALPGMAVQVLSFLWYHADGDQRKCFLSLIHLLHLGIFKRFGECMSSVWHMHGSAGELGAAVMQQADVSALRLIEALLLTLPQTLLQTYILVTTDVGLLSPVSFCCGLCLLSLSWALVLYSRACCLIRPGHLAMPPAALLCQLLWRAGMLGARISSLMFFARIFRWWVYGVVGFHWLTASFWLVSQQTDICISPWRWRLFNCMLGAVHVFLFLNVKDGPSRFRMAGFYVVMLLENATLLLSASDFLSEASWDSMSFPTAVLCSYLLGTTSLVLYYRFLHPKSTEISQSLRHGHMSGACLERGESSFSLGDKTMPVPPDHVHGNLSLPGLAGSLAEHSGSCGAKPSGECRHHHWLLIRLALKTGDLAKINLAYGAGGVAAMLDVEECNPEIKDRGIPSPETEEKQPVAPLSDCKEDFQSISDVTSPGDRREDEEEDDSLEMESPLESPAAEFKRGSPEGKSVLGDSPEPNFCPTESSSTLYFSADPQSPSSASNPGLDRDPVAENLAELSPISGDAGLHGDIRGMLSRAEPRYTSTPKLDSGAAEPPVPTFGGPRRQLMPPMREEDGRF; translated from the exons ATGCCGTCGCTTGGCCGTAGGGGATGCTGGACATCTTGGTGCCAAGTTATCCTTTTCGGTGTGTCAGCGATCGTTATCCTGGCCGAGAGAACCGCAT tgATCTACTGCTTTGTGTACTATCTGTGGTTTGGCCACACCCTGTGGGCGGCACTGACCCTGGGCCTTGCTCTGCCGGGGATGGCTGTCCAGGTTCTGAGCTTCCTGTGGTACCATGCTGACGGAGACCAGCGAAAATGCTTCCTCTCACTCATACACCTGCTGCACCTGGGCATCTTCAAAAG GTTTGGCGAATGCATGTCGTCCGTGTGGCACATGCACGGCTCCGCGGGCGAACTGGGCGCTGCGGTGATGCAGCAAGCCGACGTGTCCGCCCTCCGCCTGATAGAGGCGCTGTTGCTCACCCTTCCACAGACCCTGCTGCAAACGTACATTCTTGTCACCACTGATGTGGGCCTGCTGTCACCGG TGTCTTTTTGTTGTGGCCTCTGCCTGCTGTCCTTGTCCTGGGCGCTGGTGCTGTACAGCCGGGCGTGCTGCTTGATCCGCCCCGGGCACCTGGCAATGCCGCCCGCTGCCCTGCTCTGCCAGCTGCTCTGGCGGGCGGGCATGCTGGGGGCCAGGATCTCCAGCCTCATGTTCTTCGCCAGGATCTTCCGCTGGTGGGTCTACGGAGTCGTAG GTTTCCACTGGCTGACCGCCTCCTTCTGGCTGGTCTCTCAGCAAACTGACATCTGCATCAGCCCCTGGCGGTGGCGTCTCTTcaactgcatgctgggagccgtgcatgtcttcctcttcctcaacGTGAAAGACGGCCCCTCGCGGTTCCGGATGGCTGGCTTCTACGTG GTCATGCTGTTGGAGAACGCCACCCTCCTGCTCTCAGCCTCAGACTTCCTCAGTGAGGCATCATGGGATAGCATGAGCTTTCCTACCGCTGTGCTCTGCAGTTATCTCCTGG GTACAACCTCGCTGGTCCTGTACTACCGCTTCCTGCACCCCAAATCCACAGAGATCTCCCAGAGCCTGCGTCATGGCCACATGAGCGGCGCCTGCTTAGAGAGGGGGGAGTCCTCGTTCTCGCTGGGCGACAAGACCATGCCCGTGCCTCCAGACCACGTCCACGGCAACCTCTCCCTCCCGGGCCTGGCCGGCTCCTTGGCGGAACATTCTGGGAGCTGCGGCGCGAAGCCCAGCGGGGAGTGCCGGCACCACCACTGGCTGCTGATCCGTCTGGCGCTCAAGACGGGCGACCTGGCCAAGATCAACCTGGCCTACGGCGCCGGCGGGGTGGCGGCCATGCTGGACGTGGAGGAGTGCAACCCGGAGATCAAGGACAGGGGGATCCCCTCGCCGGAGACGGAGGAGAAGCAGCCCGTGGCGCCCCTCTCCGACTGCAAGGAGGACTTCCAGAGCATCAGCGACGTCACCTCCCCAGGGGACCGGcgggaggacgaggaggaggacgacaGCCTAGAGATGGAGAGCCCCCTGGAGTCCCCCGCGGCCGAGTTCAAGCGGGGCTCGCCGGAGGGCAAGTCTGTGCTGGGGGACAGCCCCGAGCCCAACTTCTGCCCCACCGAGTCAAGCTCCACGCTGTACTTCAGCGCCGACCCTCAGTCTCCCAGCAGCGCCAGCAACCCCGGCCTGGACAGGGATCCGGTGGCAGAGAACCTGGCGGAGCTCAGCCCCATCTCAGGTGACGCAGGACTGCACGGGGACATCAGGGGAATGCTGAGCAGGGCCGAGCCACGCTACACATCCACCCCGAAGCTGGACTCGGGGGCAGCAGAGCCCCCAGTTCCCACTTTTGGGGGCCCCAGAAGGCAGCTAATGCCACCCATGAGGGAGGAGGATGGGAGGTTTTGA
- the LOC118792202 gene encoding translocating chain-associated membrane protein 2-like codes for MAFRRRNKSYPFFSQEFFIQNHADIVFCLVVFILIGLMFEATAKTAFLFILPQYNTSTLSPEGEVSLYHYGWRDCVTILFYFFITIIIHAVVQEYVLDKVNRRLHLSKSKNTKFNESGQLCVFHLVSSVWSLYIILTEGYIPNLSSLWENYPHVLLRFQVKFFYLCQLAYWLHALPELYFQKVRKEEIPRQLKYICLYLLHITVAYLLNLTRVGLVLLFLQYISELGFHVSRLFYFTDESHHKLFDMWAVGFVFTRMVTLTLLFLAVGFGLARVENQDLDWEAGNFNTVLMRMTVLLMVCLTQAWLLWKFIRFQLRRWREFRQEQAARKRVAAKQLSRTVKRDNGAHENGVIKAENGASPRPKKIKAP; via the exons ATGGCTTTCCGCAGGAGAAACAAAAGTTACCCGTTCTTTAGCCAGGAATTTTTCATACAGAACCATGCAGACATCGTCTTTTGCTTGGTGGTTTTCATTCTGATTGGACTGATGTTTGAG GCAACTGCAAAAACAGccttcctcttcatcctcccacagtacaacacaagcacattGTCCCCAG AGGGGGAGGTGTCATTGTATCACTACGGATGGAGGGACTGCGTTACCATCCTCTTCTATttcttcatcaccatcatcatccaTGCTGTGGTACAGGAGTACGTGCTAGAT AAAGTGAACAGGCGGCTGCATCTTTCGAAGAGTAAGAACACCAAGTTCAACGAGTCGGGCCAGCTGTGCGTGTTCCACCTGGTCTCATCTGTGTGGAGTCTTTACATCATTCTCACG GAAGGATATATCCCGAATCTTAGCAGCCTATGGGAGAACTATCCTCATGTACTTTTGAG GTTCCAGGTGAAGTTTTTCTACCTCTGCCAGCTGGCCTACTGGCTCCACGCTCTGCCTGAGCTCTACTTCCAGAAAGTGAGGAAG gAAGAGATTCCTCGCCAGCTGAAGTACATTTGTCTATACCTGTTGCACATTACAGTGGCCTACCTGCTCAA TTTGACTCGAGTTGGGCTGGTGCTGCTCTTCCTGCAGTATATTTCGGAGCTGGGTTTCCACGTCTCGCGGCTCTTCTACTTCACTGACGAGAGCCACCACAAACT GTTTGACATGTGGGCCGTGGGCTTTGTGTTCACCCGCATGGTGACgctcacactgctgttcctggCGGTGGGCTTTGGGCTGGCAAGAGTGGAGAACCAGGATCTGGACTGGGAGGCAGGGAACTTCAACACTGTTTTAATGAG gatgACGGTGCTGCTGATGGTGTGCCTGACGCAGGCCTGGCTCCTGTGGAAGTTCATCCGCTTCCAGCTACGGCGCTGGCGTGAGTTCAGACAGGAGCAGGCCGCCCGCAAGAGGGTGGCGGCTAAGCAGCTCTCCCGGACGGTCAAGAGGGACAACG GGGCACACGAGAACGGCGTGATCAAGGCGGAGAACGGAGCCTCGCCACGACCCAAGAAAATCAAGGCTCCTTAA
- the efhc1 gene encoding EF-hand domain-containing protein 1 — protein sequence MTDDWRHGLPFLPGNTFRDLTKANHHRAQTLSYKNGFLIPQIPKVGIGQTALLSDHLTHCERTQLTVQTTTRAGQEAIPAPSVEFIPAHVAYDKKVLRFYGYFQEEIQLSPLEKYRVRPVVICYYLEDDSICVIEPEVENSGIPQGKLIKRQRLPKDNQGDYYHWKDLNVGIDISAYGVTYRLTSCDAFTKEYLESEGIVLNEPEEIPGDPYTDHRSQPQQSYITPTDFDSLKQFLTMDRKVLRFFAVWEQADSIPRETRPVTIHYYLVDDTVEIREVHAPNTGRDPYPVLMRRQRVPKEINPACEPFPSCVLEVSPQEVQEYYSPRDFRVGETLSILGREFLLYNCDEFTQNYYKENFSDIDVKPVQVLPKPEPEIKKEIPPYNGFGSLEDSFQNCMSLIPAPPKKDLLKMLENDHKVLRYTARLDSQNEEDTTRRFIFSYFLSNDMISIFEPSLRNSGIIGGKFLEKTRIPKPGSSVDNPDYYGPADFAIGAVVEVFRRRFVLTDADLYVLKYLESIADQIPSHTLDSLRRHHGVAPEPAQTTEETPETKNDS from the exons ATGACAGACGACTGGCGTCACGGACTACCTTTTCTACCAGGGAACACCTTCAGGGATCTCACG AAGGCAAATCACCACAGGGCCCAGACGCTAAGTTATAAGAACGGCTTCCTGATACCGCAAATCCCGAAGGTAGGCATTGGGCAAACTGCTCTCCTGTCGGACCACCTGACCCACTGCGAACGCACCCAGCTGACCGTACAGACCACAACGCGAGCAGGTCAGGAGGCCATCCCCGCTCCTTCTGTGGAGTTCATCCCTGCCCATGTCGCCTATGACAAAAAG GTGCTGCGTTTCTATGGGTACTTCCAGGAGGAGATCCAGCTGTCCCCTCTGGAGAAATACAGAGTGCGTCCTGTGGTCATCTGCTACTACCTGGAGGATGACAGCATTTGCGTGATCGAGCCCGAGGTGGAGAACTCGGGGATACCCCAGGGCAAGTTGATCAAAAGGCAGCGGCTGCCGAAAGACAACCAGGGCGACTATTACCACTGGAAGGACCTGAACGTCGGCATTGACATATCCGCGTATGGGGTCACCTACCGCCTCACGAGCTGTGATGCCTTCACAAAG GAGTACCTGGAGAGTGAAGGGATTGTACTGAATGAGCCAGAGGAAATACCTGGCGACCCCTACACAGATCACCGTTCCCAGCCCCAGCAGTCCTACATCACCCCCACCGATTTCGACAGTCTGAAGCAGTTCCTCACCATGGATCGCAAG GTGCTGCGCTTCTTTGCCGTGTGGGAGCAGGCCGACTCCATCCCCAGGGAGACGCGGCCCGTCACCATCCATTACTACCTGGTGGACGACACAGTGGAGATCAGGGAGGTCCACGCGCCCAACACAGGGCGAGACCCCTACCCCGTCCTGATGCGGAGACAGAGGGTCCCCAAGGAGATAAATCCTGCCTGCG AGCCATTCCCTAGCTGTGTCCTGGAGGTGTCGCCCCAGGAGGTGCAGGAGTACTACTCCCCCAGGGACTTCAGGGTGGGCGAGACGCTTAGCATTTTGGGTAGAGAGTTCCTGCTGTACAACTGCGACGAGTTCACCCAGAACTACTACAAGGAGAACTTCAGTGACATTGACGTCAAGCCCGTCCAAGTCCTCCCCAAACCTGAGCCAGAGATTAAGAAG GAGATCCCCCCCTACAACGGCTTTGGTTCCCTGGAAGACTCCTTCCAGAACTGCATGTCCCTCATCCCCGCGCCGCCCAAGAAAGACCTCCTGAAGATGCTGGAGAATGACCACAAAGTGCTCAGATACACGGCCAGGCTG GACTCCCAGAATGAGGAAGACACCACGCGCCGCTTCATCTTTTCCTACTTCCTGTCCAACGACATGATCAGCATCTTCGAGCCCAGCTTGCGCAACTCTGGGATCATCGGAGGAAAGTTCCTGGAGAAGACCCGCATCCCCAAACCGGGCAGCTCGGTGGACAACCCCGATTACTACGGGCCTGCGGACTTCGCCATCGGGGCCGTCGTGGAGG TGTTCAGACGGCGCTTCGTGCTGACGGACGCTGACCTCTACGTGCTCAAGTACCTGGAGAGCATTGCAGACCAGATCCCCTCCCACACCCTGGACTCTCTGCGGCGGCACCACGGTGTGGCACCCGAGCCGGCCCAAACCACCG AGGAAACTCCAGAAACCAAAAATGACTCCTGA